One region of Sus scrofa isolate TJ Tabasco breed Duroc chromosome 3, Sscrofa11.1, whole genome shotgun sequence genomic DNA includes:
- the PRSS8 gene encoding prostasin, translating into MAQREGLGPRGLAAVATLISLGLFQNGMGAKGDAVSCGIVPQAQGRITGGSNSDPGQWPWQVSINYNGEHVCGGSLVSDQWVLSAAHCFPRDHSTSAYEVKLGAHQLDSFSSSMTVRTVAQVISHPSYLQEGSEGDIALLQLSSPVTFSRYIWPICLPAANASFPNGLQCTVTGWGHVAPSVSLQRPRTLQQLEVPLISRETCNCLYNIDANPDEPHFIQQDMLCAGYVKGGKDACQGDSGGPLSCPAGGHWYLAGIVSWGDACGAPNRPGVYTLTSTYASWIQHNVAELQPQVVPHIGESEPDSDLCSNYGALNAAPAWGLARPILLLPLGLTLGLLRPRLEH; encoded by the exons ATGGCCCAGAGGGAGGGCCTGGGGCCTCGGGGGCTGGCGGCTGTGGCCACTTTGATTTCGCTTGGATTGTTCCAGAATGGGATGG gaGCCAAAGGGGACGCAG TCTCCTGTGGCATAGTCCCCCAAGCACAAGGACGGATTACAGGCGGTAGCAATTCAGACCCTGGCCAGTGGCCCTGGCAGGTCAGCATCAACTACAATGGCGAACACGTGTGTGGCGGCTCTCTCGTGTCTGACCAGTGGGTGTTGTCGGCTGCTCACTGCTTCCCAAG GGATCACAGCACCAGCGCCTACGAGGTGAAGCTGGGGGCCCACCAGCTGGACAGTTTCAGCTCCAGCATGACAGTCCGAACCGTGGCGCAGGTCATTTCCCACCCCAGCTACCTCCAGGAAGGCTCCGAGGGGGACATCGCACTCCTCCAGCTCAGCAGCCCTGTCACCTTCTCCCGCTACATCTGGCCCATCTGTCTCCCCGCGGCCAACGCCTCCTTTCCCAACGGCCTCCAGTGCACCGTCACTGGATGGGGCCACGTGGCCCCCTCAG TGAGCCTCCAGCGCCCCAGGACCCTGCAGCAACTTGAGGTGCCGCTGATCAGTCGTGAGACCTGTAACTGCCTATATAACATCGACGCCAACCCCGACGAGCCCCATTTTATCCAGCAGGACATGCTGTGCGCCGGCTACGTGAAGGGGGGCAAGGACGCCTGCCAG GGTGACTCTGGGGGCCCCCTCTCCTGCCCAGCAGGGGGCCACTGGTACCTGGCAGGCATCGTAAGCTGGGGTGATGCCTGTGGGGCCCCCAACAGGCCCGGTGTGTACACTCTGACTTCCACCTACGCCTCCTGGATTCAACACAATGTGGCAGAGCTCCAGCCTCAAGTGGTACCCCACATCGGGGAGTCGGAGCCTGACAGCGACCTCTGCAGCAACTACGGCGCCCTCAACGCTGCCCCCGCCTGGGGCTTGGCGAGGCCCATCCTTCTGCTGCCACTAGGCCTGACCCTGGGCCTCCTCCGGCCACGGCTCGAGCACTGA